In one Niallia taxi genomic region, the following are encoded:
- a CDS encoding M24 family metallopeptidase — MERQLKEISTWMEQEAIDFTFLTSTDNIFYLSGFYSDPHERLLALILFPKEEPILVCPAMEQNDARNAGWQYDIIGYSDTDNPWEAIQEKVAKKASAKRIAVEKEHMNVQRYEALKQYFPAVEGFLPAEEKLNEVRMVKSEQELAKIREACKWADYAIEVGCSEIAEGKTEMEVLAAIEYELKKKGIGKMSFSTMVLTGKNGASPHGNPGSTKIKKGDLVLFDLGVVVDGYCSDITRTVAYGDINDDQKNIYDTVLKAQLAALDASKPGAKCMDIDLAARNVIKDAGFGEYFPHRLGHGLGISVHEYPSLTSTNPLVLKTGMVYTIEPGIYVPNVAGVRIEDDVYVTEDGVEILTKFPKELQVIS; from the coding sequence TTGGAAAGACAATTAAAGGAAATTTCAACATGGATGGAGCAGGAAGCGATTGATTTTACTTTCTTGACATCAACAGATAATATTTTTTATTTAAGCGGATTTTACAGTGACCCACATGAACGTCTATTAGCTCTTATTCTTTTTCCGAAGGAAGAGCCTATCCTTGTCTGTCCAGCAATGGAGCAAAATGATGCAAGAAATGCTGGCTGGCAATATGACATCATCGGCTATAGCGATACCGATAATCCTTGGGAAGCAATTCAAGAAAAGGTAGCAAAAAAAGCTTCAGCAAAAAGGATTGCCGTTGAAAAGGAACATATGAACGTTCAGCGCTATGAAGCTTTAAAGCAATATTTCCCTGCAGTTGAAGGCTTTCTCCCGGCAGAGGAAAAGCTCAATGAAGTAAGAATGGTGAAATCAGAGCAGGAGCTTGCAAAAATTCGTGAAGCTTGTAAATGGGCCGATTATGCGATTGAGGTTGGCTGCAGTGAGATTGCCGAAGGCAAAACAGAAATGGAAGTTTTGGCAGCAATTGAATATGAACTGAAGAAAAAAGGTATTGGCAAAATGTCCTTTTCAACAATGGTGCTAACAGGTAAAAACGGAGCTTCTCCACATGGAAACCCTGGCAGTACGAAGATCAAAAAAGGAGATTTAGTTCTGTTTGATTTAGGGGTTGTCGTTGACGGATATTGTTCAGATATTACTAGAACGGTAGCGTATGGCGATATTAATGATGACCAAAAAAATATATATGACACTGTTTTAAAGGCACAGCTTGCTGCTCTTGATGCATCAAAGCCTGGAGCAAAATGCATGGATATAGATCTTGCAGCACGCAATGTCATTAAAGATGCAGGGTTTGGAGAATACTTCCCCCATCGTCTTGGACATGGACTCGGCATCAGTGTTCATGAGTATCCATCTCTAACTTCAACAAATCCGCTTGTTCTGAAGACTGGCATGGTTTACACAATTGAGCCGGGTATTTATGTACCGAATGTTGCTGGAGTTAGAATTGAAGATGATGTTTATGTTACAGAAGATGGTGTTGAAATATTGACGAAGTTTCCGAAGGAGCTTCAGGTCATTTCATAA
- the ytrI gene encoding sporulation membrane protein YtrI → MRIPPFYKNVSLQRFFAGMVIGGFISWCVFLFMFGVWQERYSTEIKNQKSTIHNLEKDKEIWQQEFSELNKKAEEKLTIQGIVVKINSKDKDKYNIKPFNALEMEDAIKEDLRTIVAKDMELVYKSRALLKKSIENKVVESDQKRYRFKVSELIIYTTVYVELSVTFAD, encoded by the coding sequence ATGCGAATTCCACCATTTTATAAGAATGTTTCCCTTCAACGGTTTTTCGCTGGAATGGTGATAGGAGGCTTTATAAGCTGGTGCGTCTTTTTGTTTATGTTTGGTGTTTGGCAGGAAAGGTACAGCACAGAGATAAAAAACCAAAAAAGCACCATTCATAACCTAGAAAAAGATAAAGAAATATGGCAGCAGGAATTTTCTGAGCTGAATAAAAAAGCCGAGGAAAAACTGACTATCCAAGGAATAGTCGTAAAGATAAACAGCAAAGATAAAGATAAATACAATATTAAACCATTTAATGCTTTAGAAATGGAAGATGCTATAAAAGAAGATCTTAGAACAATTGTTGCAAAGGATATGGAGCTTGTTTATAAAAGCAGGGCTCTTTTAAAGAAATCAATTGAAAACAAAGTGGTTGAATCAGATCAAAAACGATACAGATTTAAGGTCTCTGAGCTAATCATTTACACGACAGTCTATGTGGAGCTTAGTGTCACATTTGCAGACTAG
- a CDS encoding EcsC family protein yields the protein MLTYREEEVLKELSEWERVLFSYDKTDLESLYEKYVRKSMSFLEESKWAELYSIVDSSLFHAYTMLLSSSLHENSNERMLSTARIFNENITDITDMKKLTIDQLHFIGQQQMAKNRLYACFQGGIAGTGGIAAAATDFLALMVINIRFCQQTSALFGSPGNTPTEIMTALKVLHGACLPKRLQGRAWAELMEEMERPSNYFYEGTENVASNETVEVMLQQTMKMFFIFLFGKKTYKKMPFVSMLIGAGANYQYTKKITEFSYKYYQRRYLYEKLQGGTN from the coding sequence ATGCTGACTTATAGGGAAGAAGAAGTGCTTAAGGAATTGTCCGAGTGGGAGAGAGTACTTTTTTCGTATGATAAGACCGATTTGGAAAGCTTATATGAGAAGTATGTGAGAAAAAGCATGTCGTTTTTGGAAGAAAGTAAGTGGGCTGAACTTTATTCCATCGTTGATAGTTCCTTGTTCCATGCATATACAATGCTTCTAAGCTCCAGCCTTCATGAAAACTCCAATGAACGAATGCTCTCAACAGCAAGAATTTTTAATGAAAATATCACAGACATAACAGATATGAAGAAACTGACAATTGATCAGCTCCATTTTATTGGCCAGCAGCAAATGGCAAAAAATCGTCTTTATGCGTGTTTTCAAGGAGGTATCGCTGGAACAGGAGGTATCGCTGCAGCTGCAACTGACTTTTTAGCATTAATGGTGATTAATATACGCTTTTGTCAGCAAACCTCTGCCCTTTTTGGTTCACCAGGCAATACGCCGACAGAAATAATGACAGCATTAAAGGTGCTCCACGGCGCATGCCTGCCAAAAAGACTTCAAGGAAGGGCATGGGCAGAGCTGATGGAAGAAATGGAAAGGCCTAGTAATTACTTTTATGAGGGCACAGAAAATGTTGCCAGCAATGAGACGGTAGAGGTCATGCTGCAGCAGACAATGAAGATGTTTTTTATTTTTCTTTTTGGCAAAAAAACATACAAAAAAATGCCATTTGTCAGTATGCTGATCGGTGCAGGAGCTAACTATCAATATACGAAAAAAATAACTGAATTTTCCTATAAGTATTATCAAAGACGTTATTTATATGAAAAGCTGCAGGGCGGGACTAATTAG
- a CDS encoding acetate kinase has protein sequence MAKIIAINAGSSSLKFQLFEMPSEEVITKGLVERIGLNEAVFNISFNGEKIKEVTEIPDHEVAVTILLNKLTELGIIKSLDEIQGIGHRVVHGGEEFADSALITDEVLEKIDNLSELAPLHNPANLTGIRAFQNVLPEVPAVAVFDTAFHQTMPESSYLYSLPYEYYEKYGIRKYGFHGTSHKYVSQRAAEMLGRPIDQLRLISCHLGNGASIAAIEGGKSIDTSMGFTPLAGVTMGTRSGNIDPALIPYIMEKTDQSADEVLQVLNKKSGLLGISGFSSDLRDITEQAQAGNERAELALTVFAEHIHKYIGSYASGMNGVDAIIFTAGIGENSEVVRARVLQGLEFMGVYWDQSLNKISGEESFINYPHSPVKVMVIPTNEEVMIARDVTRIASV, from the coding sequence ATGGCAAAAATTATTGCGATCAATGCAGGTAGTTCTTCACTAAAGTTCCAACTTTTTGAAATGCCAAGTGAGGAAGTAATCACTAAAGGTCTTGTCGAACGTATCGGATTAAATGAAGCTGTCTTCAATATTTCATTTAATGGTGAAAAAATCAAAGAAGTAACAGAAATTCCTGATCACGAAGTAGCAGTAACAATCCTATTGAATAAGTTAACTGAGCTTGGAATCATCAAGTCATTAGACGAAATTCAAGGTATTGGTCACCGCGTAGTTCACGGTGGAGAAGAGTTTGCTGACTCAGCATTAATTACAGATGAAGTATTAGAGAAAATTGACAATTTGTCAGAATTAGCACCACTTCACAACCCTGCTAACTTAACAGGAATTCGTGCATTCCAAAACGTTCTTCCTGAAGTTCCAGCTGTTGCTGTTTTTGATACTGCTTTCCATCAAACAATGCCTGAAAGCTCATATCTATACAGCCTTCCGTATGAGTATTATGAAAAATACGGCATTCGTAAATACGGTTTCCATGGAACAAGTCATAAATATGTTTCACAACGTGCTGCAGAAATGCTTGGTCGTCCAATTGACCAGCTTCGCCTGATTTCTTGTCACTTAGGAAATGGTGCAAGTATTGCTGCAATTGAAGGCGGTAAATCAATCGATACTTCAATGGGCTTCACACCACTTGCTGGTGTAACAATGGGAACACGTTCAGGAAACATTGACCCTGCCTTAATTCCATATATTATGGAAAAAACAGATCAGTCTGCAGATGAAGTATTGCAAGTATTGAACAAAAAGAGCGGATTGCTTGGAATTTCCGGATTCTCAAGTGACCTTCGCGATATTACAGAACAAGCTCAAGCTGGCAACGAGCGTGCAGAATTGGCGTTAACTGTTTTTGCTGAGCATATTCATAAGTATATCGGTTCATACGCTTCTGGAATGAATGGTGTAGATGCAATCATCTTCACAGCTGGTATCGGAGAAAACAGTGAAGTTGTTCGTGCAAGAGTACTTCAAGGACTTGAGTTCATGGGAGTTTATTGGGATCAGTCACTTAATAAGATCTCTGGTGAAGAATCATTCATCAACTACCCACACTCTCCAGTAAAAGTTATGGTCATTCCGACTAACGAAGAAGTAATGATTGCCCGCGATGTAACAAGAATCGCAAGCGTGTAA
- the argH gene encoding argininosuccinate lyase, whose product MKKLWGGRFTKSAEEWVDEFGASISFDQELVLEDIDGSIAHVAMLSETGIISSEEAEKIKAGLLLLKEKAEKEELEFSVKLEDIHLNLESQLTELIGPVGGKLHTGRSRNDQVATDMHLYLRKQVQSIISLLEELQGALLEKAEANIETIMPGYTHLQRAQPISFAHHLMAYFWMFERDKARYVENLSRVNVSPLGAGALAGTTFPIDRYKTAELLEFGSIYENSMDAVSDRDFILEFLSTSSILMMHLSRFSEEIILWSSQEFKFIELDDSFSTGSSIMPQKKNPDMAELIRGKTGRVYGNLMGLLTVLKGLPLAYNKDMQEDKEGMFDTVKTVVGSLKIFAGMVQTMKVQTDTMEQATKNDFSNATELADYLSDKGMPFREAHEVVGKLVLHCVQKQCFLADLPLEELQAASSLFEGDIYDVLNPRTAVQRRNSAGGTGFLQVEQAIQKAKKCLEPLVKA is encoded by the coding sequence GTGAAGAAATTATGGGGAGGCAGATTTACAAAATCTGCAGAAGAATGGGTAGACGAATTCGGTGCATCCATCTCCTTTGATCAAGAGCTTGTCCTTGAAGATATTGACGGAAGCATTGCCCATGTGGCAATGCTTTCTGAAACAGGAATCATATCTTCAGAGGAAGCGGAAAAAATCAAGGCTGGATTGCTTCTTTTGAAAGAAAAGGCAGAAAAGGAAGAGCTGGAATTCTCTGTGAAGCTGGAGGATATTCATTTAAATCTTGAAAGTCAGCTTACGGAACTGATTGGTCCTGTTGGCGGGAAGCTTCACACAGGAAGAAGCCGTAACGACCAGGTTGCAACAGATATGCATTTATATTTGCGCAAGCAAGTGCAAAGCATTATTTCTTTGTTGGAGGAGCTTCAGGGAGCATTGCTTGAAAAGGCTGAAGCTAACATCGAGACAATCATGCCGGGATATACACATTTGCAAAGAGCACAGCCAATTTCCTTCGCTCATCATTTAATGGCTTATTTCTGGATGTTTGAAAGAGACAAGGCTAGATATGTGGAAAACTTAAGCCGTGTTAATGTATCTCCACTTGGGGCAGGAGCCTTAGCTGGTACAACCTTCCCGATAGACCGTTACAAAACGGCAGAGCTGCTGGAATTTGGCAGTATCTATGAGAACAGTATGGATGCCGTTAGTGATCGTGATTTTATTTTGGAATTTTTATCAACAAGCAGTATCTTGATGATGCATCTTTCTAGATTCAGTGAAGAAATCATTCTTTGGTCAAGTCAGGAGTTCAAATTCATAGAATTGGATGACAGCTTCTCGACAGGCAGCAGCATTATGCCACAAAAGAAAAATCCTGATATGGCTGAGTTGATTAGAGGAAAAACAGGCAGAGTATACGGAAACCTTATGGGTCTGTTAACTGTATTAAAAGGACTTCCGCTTGCTTACAACAAGGATATGCAGGAAGATAAAGAAGGTATGTTTGATACAGTAAAAACAGTTGTAGGTTCCTTAAAGATTTTTGCTGGCATGGTGCAAACAATGAAGGTGCAGACAGATACAATGGAGCAAGCAACAAAAAATGACTTTTCAAATGCAACAGAGCTTGCTGATTATTTATCAGATAAAGGCATGCCATTTAGAGAAGCACATGAGGTTGTTGGGAAATTAGTATTGCATTGTGTACAAAAACAGTGTTTCTTGGCAGATTTGCCGCTTGAAGAACTTCAAGCAGCAAGCTCACTGTTTGAAGGGGACATATATGATGTACTAAATCCGCGAACTGCCGTTCAAAGAAGAAACAGTGCTGGTGGAACAGGATTCCTGCAAGTAGAACAAGCTATACAAAAAGCAAAAAAATGCCTGGAACCGCTAGTAAAGGCATAA
- a CDS encoding class I SAM-dependent methyltransferase, whose amino-acid sequence MTISPVEQLFTVFNETASLLQEELQCTYLEALAETGENIFQEAILQDELSEVTKKRLMKSYESVSLDKFSKENIRKGFQLSILKGMKENTQPNHQMTPDSIGMFIGYLVQKFYTEKEMRLLDLAVGTGNLLTSVINQQGEKKAEAIGVDIDDLLLQLAFINANLQEQPIEFFNQDSLEKLFIDPVDIVISDLPVGYYPNDVGASEYELKAETGHSFAHHLFIEQSINHLKPGGFGFFMVPNGLFESEQAPKLHAYLKEAVHIQAIMQLPLTLFKNKQAGKSILILQKKGDTIKAPKQVLLASIPSFSNMQAMEKILGQVDQWLQENKQ is encoded by the coding sequence ATGACAATTAGTCCTGTTGAACAATTATTTACTGTATTTAATGAAACAGCATCCCTGCTGCAAGAGGAATTGCAATGCACCTATTTAGAGGCATTAGCAGAAACAGGAGAAAATATATTCCAAGAAGCAATTCTGCAGGATGAATTGAGTGAGGTTACAAAGAAAAGGCTGATGAAAAGCTATGAGTCGGTTTCTTTAGATAAATTTAGCAAAGAAAATATTCGCAAAGGTTTTCAATTGTCTATTCTAAAGGGTATGAAGGAAAATACACAGCCAAACCATCAAATGACTCCAGACTCAATCGGAATGTTTATTGGTTATCTTGTTCAGAAATTTTATACAGAAAAAGAAATGCGTTTATTAGATCTGGCTGTAGGTACAGGAAATCTCTTGACTTCTGTGATCAACCAGCAGGGAGAAAAAAAAGCGGAAGCAATTGGAGTCGATATAGATGATCTGCTTCTCCAGCTTGCATTTATTAATGCTAATCTCCAGGAGCAGCCGATTGAATTTTTTAACCAAGACAGTCTTGAAAAGCTGTTTATTGACCCAGTGGATATTGTTATCAGTGATTTACCTGTCGGTTATTATCCAAATGATGTTGGTGCAAGTGAATATGAGCTTAAGGCAGAAACTGGTCATTCCTTTGCACATCATCTTTTTATTGAACAATCCATAAATCATTTAAAACCAGGTGGATTTGGGTTCTTTATGGTTCCAAATGGCTTGTTTGAAAGTGAACAGGCTCCGAAACTTCACGCTTATTTGAAAGAAGCAGTCCATATTCAAGCAATCATGCAGCTGCCATTGACATTATTTAAAAATAAACAGGCAGGAAAAAGCATTTTGATATTGCAGAAAAAAGGGGATACTATAAAAGCACCGAAGCAAGTGCTCCTTGCCAGCATTCCAAGTTTCTCGAACATGCAGGCGATGGAAAAAATTCTTGGTCAAGTTGACCAATGGCTACAGGAAAACAAGCAGTAA
- a CDS encoding argininosuccinate synthase — translation MANPKIVLAYSGGLDTSVAIKWLQDQGYDVVACCLDVGEGKDLKFVQEKAISVGAVQSYVIDAKEEFAQEFALVAMQAHTLYEGKYPLVSALSRPLIAKKLVEVAEKENAVAVAHGCTGKGNDQVRFEVSIQALNPNLKVLAPVREWGWSREEEIEYAKEKNIPIPINLDSPFSIDQNLWGRSNECGILEDPWAAPPEEAYDLTVSLEDAPDTPDVIEIDFKEGVPVSIDGISYKLSDLILELNKLAGKHGVGRIDHVENRLVGIKSREVYECPGAITLIKAHKELEDITLVKEVAHFKPVIEKKITEVIYEGLWFSPLTKALQAFLQETQKNVTGTVRVKLFKGHSIVEGRKSPNSLYDEKLATYTSDDEFDHAAAVGFIKLWGLPTKVQSIVENNKKVTV, via the coding sequence ATGGCGAATCCAAAAATTGTTTTAGCATATTCAGGTGGTTTAGATACATCGGTAGCAATCAAATGGCTTCAGGATCAAGGGTATGATGTTGTTGCTTGCTGTCTTGACGTAGGGGAAGGCAAGGACTTGAAATTCGTTCAAGAAAAAGCTATATCTGTTGGAGCGGTTCAATCATATGTAATTGATGCAAAAGAAGAGTTTGCACAGGAGTTTGCTTTAGTGGCAATGCAGGCACACACTTTATATGAAGGTAAGTATCCTCTTGTGTCTGCTCTTTCAAGACCGTTGATTGCTAAAAAACTAGTAGAAGTGGCAGAAAAAGAAAATGCAGTTGCAGTAGCACACGGATGCACAGGGAAAGGAAATGACCAAGTACGTTTCGAGGTTTCTATCCAAGCCCTTAACCCGAACCTAAAAGTGTTGGCGCCAGTGCGTGAATGGGGTTGGTCTCGTGAGGAAGAGATTGAATATGCAAAAGAAAAAAACATTCCAATTCCAATCAATTTAGACAGCCCATTCTCTATTGACCAAAACTTATGGGGACGCAGCAATGAGTGCGGTATTTTGGAAGATCCATGGGCAGCACCACCAGAAGAAGCTTATGATTTAACAGTTAGCTTAGAGGATGCGCCAGATACACCAGATGTTATTGAAATTGACTTCAAAGAAGGTGTACCGGTAAGCATTGACGGTATTTCATACAAATTGTCTGATCTAATTCTTGAGTTGAATAAATTAGCTGGTAAACATGGTGTTGGCCGTATTGACCATGTTGAAAACCGCCTTGTTGGTATTAAATCTCGTGAGGTTTACGAATGCCCTGGTGCAATTACATTAATTAAGGCTCATAAAGAGCTTGAAGATATTACACTTGTTAAAGAAGTGGCTCACTTCAAACCGGTTATTGAGAAGAAAATCACTGAGGTTATTTATGAAGGCCTATGGTTCTCTCCATTGACTAAAGCTCTGCAAGCATTCTTGCAAGAAACACAAAAGAATGTAACAGGAACTGTTCGTGTGAAGCTGTTTAAAGGTCATTCCATTGTAGAAGGAAGAAAATCTCCGAACTCCTTATATGATGAAAAGCTGGCAACATACACTTCTGATGATGAGTTCGATCATGCAGCTGCAGTTGGCTTCATTAAGCTTTGGGGTCTGCCAACAAAGGTGCAAAGCATTGTGGAAAACAATAAGAAGGTGACAGTGTGA
- a CDS encoding CBS domain-containing protein, whose product MATKHEQILTYIDELPVGEKISVRQIAKALSVSEGTAYRAIKEAENKGYVSTIERVGTIRIERKKKENIEKLTFAEVVNIVDGQVLGGRDGLHKTLNRFVIGAMKLDAMMRYTGAGNLMIIGNRIKAQEHVLRAGAAVLITGGFDTEDQVKRLADELQLPIILTSYDSFTVATMINRAIYDQLIKKEIVLVEDVLTPLEETIYLKTDDPVSMWQKYNEETLHGRFPVVDANMKVQGMVTSKDIIGKQKDIPVEKIMTKTPVTVGGKTSVASCSHIMVWEGIELLPVVDEANRLHGIISRQDVLKALQMNQRQPQIGETIDDIITKQINVTKGKLKSENSFTCEVSPQMTNHLGTISYGVFTTIVTEAANRALRGHKKGDLVVENITIYFIKPVQIDSTIEIVPKILEVGRKFGKVDVEVFNQGVLVGKAMMMCQLIDRH is encoded by the coding sequence GTGGCGACAAAACATGAACAAATTCTAACCTATATAGATGAGCTTCCTGTCGGAGAAAAAATTTCGGTCAGGCAAATAGCAAAGGCGCTGAGCGTAAGTGAAGGGACAGCCTATCGTGCAATAAAAGAAGCTGAAAATAAAGGATATGTCAGCACGATTGAAAGAGTAGGAACAATTAGAATTGAAAGAAAAAAGAAAGAGAATATTGAAAAGCTGACATTTGCAGAGGTAGTTAATATCGTCGATGGTCAAGTTCTCGGAGGAAGGGACGGGCTTCATAAAACACTCAACCGTTTTGTAATCGGAGCGATGAAGCTTGATGCAATGATGCGCTATACTGGTGCAGGTAACCTGATGATTATTGGTAACCGAATAAAAGCCCAGGAGCATGTGCTAAGAGCAGGGGCTGCTGTATTAATTACAGGTGGATTTGATACAGAAGATCAAGTAAAGCGGCTTGCTGACGAGCTGCAGCTGCCGATAATCTTGACAAGCTATGATTCCTTTACAGTGGCGACGATGATTAATAGAGCAATTTATGATCAATTAATAAAAAAAGAGATTGTTCTTGTTGAGGACGTCTTAACACCACTTGAAGAGACCATTTATTTAAAAACAGATGATCCTGTATCAATGTGGCAGAAGTATAATGAAGAGACGCTGCATGGTAGATTTCCAGTTGTCGATGCCAATATGAAGGTACAAGGTATGGTTACATCGAAGGATATAATCGGAAAACAAAAGGATATTCCCGTTGAAAAAATCATGACAAAAACCCCTGTAACAGTTGGCGGCAAAACAAGCGTTGCTTCTTGCTCTCATATTATGGTTTGGGAAGGAATAGAGCTTCTTCCTGTAGTTGATGAAGCAAATCGTCTGCATGGAATCATCAGCAGACAGGATGTATTAAAAGCACTGCAGATGAATCAAAGACAGCCGCAAATTGGGGAAACGATCGATGATATTATTACAAAGCAAATCAATGTTACAAAAGGGAAGCTGAAGTCAGAAAATTCCTTTACTTGTGAAGTAAGCCCACAAATGACCAATCACTTAGGAACTATTTCATATGGAGTTTTTACAACCATTGTAACAGAAGCTGCAAACAGGGCACTGAGAGGGCATAAGAAAGGCGATTTGGTTGTTGAGAATATAACTATTTATTTTATTAAACCAGTGCAGATTGACAGCACAATCGAGATAGTGCCAAAAATCTTAGAGGTCGGCCGAAAGTTTGGAAAAGTTGATGTTGAGGTGTTTAACCAAGGTGTGCTTGTAGGTAAAGCGATGATGATGTGCCAATTGATTGACAGACATTAA
- a CDS encoding universal stress protein, translating to MGLAYKKIIVAVDGSEQGEKAFEKAVSIAVENDAELILAHVIDTRSFATVAAFDQSVASKADEFAKELMDKYTRKAERAGLSDVEKAIEFGSPRAVIPREIAEKYNADLIICGATGLNTVERFIIGSVSEGIARNAPCDVLIVRNGI from the coding sequence ATGGGATTGGCTTATAAGAAAATCATTGTTGCCGTCGACGGTTCAGAGCAAGGGGAAAAGGCATTTGAAAAGGCTGTTTCTATTGCAGTGGAAAACGATGCTGAGCTTATTTTAGCACATGTTATTGACACTCGTTCTTTCGCTACAGTTGCGGCATTTGATCAGTCCGTTGCTTCCAAAGCAGACGAGTTTGCTAAGGAATTAATGGATAAGTATACAAGAAAGGCTGAGCGAGCCGGATTGTCGGACGTGGAAAAGGCCATTGAATTCGGTTCACCAAGAGCCGTAATTCCAAGGGAAATCGCTGAAAAATATAATGCAGACTTGATTATCTGTGGTGCTACTGGATTAAATACGGTCGAACGGTTTATTATCGGAAGCGTTTCTGAAGGTATTGCCCGTAATGCACCATGTGATGTCTTAATCGTAAGGAACGGAATATGA
- a CDS encoding MogA/MoaB family molybdenum cofactor biosynthesis protein, with protein MNINEHTNKKYTHIACKVITISDTRTEADDKSGKMIIDLLESAGHQVVNYVIIKDEKTEIQRELTDAAAVEAIILNGGTGISERDVTIEAVKPLLTKEISGFGELFRMLSYTEDIGPAAMLSRAIAGTLGSRVVFAMPGSTGAVKLGMKKLVLPELTHIVSELHK; from the coding sequence TTGAACATTAACGAACATACGAACAAAAAATATACCCATATCGCATGTAAAGTGATTACAATAAGTGACACAAGAACAGAAGCAGATGACAAAAGCGGAAAAATGATAATCGATCTGCTTGAATCTGCAGGTCATCAGGTAGTGAATTATGTCATCATTAAGGATGAAAAAACAGAAATCCAACGAGAACTGACAGACGCAGCCGCAGTGGAAGCGATTATATTAAATGGTGGAACAGGTATTTCCGAAAGGGATGTTACGATTGAAGCAGTCAAACCATTATTAACGAAGGAAATTAGCGGGTTTGGAGAGCTGTTTAGAATGCTAAGCTACACAGAGGATATTGGCCCTGCAGCAATGCTGTCTAGAGCGATTGCTGGAACGCTTGGAAGTCGTGTAGTTTTTGCAATGCCTGGTTCGACAGGTGCTGTAAAGCTAGGGATGAAAAAGCTGGTGCTCCCTGAGCTGACTCATATTGTGAGCGAGCTTCATAAGTAA
- a CDS encoding DHH family phosphoesterase produces the protein MKQSILDAIKQFDTIILHRHVRPDPDAYGSQGGLAEIIKTSFPAKKVYTVGKEEESLHFMRRLDTIEDSTYNDALVIVCDTANQARVCDSRYTKGKMLIKIDHHPNDDPYGDIVWVDTSASSVSEMIYEFFLFGKDQGLQLNDEGARLLYAGIVGDTGRFLYPSTTEKTFNYAGELITYNFTRPDMYNQMYELDSNIVKLSGYVLQNFTMLPSGAAYMKLDKDVLSSFHAIPSQASLLVGDLGNVKGIKAWVFFIEEEDQIRVRFRSKGPIINVLAKKYNGGGHPLASGASIFSWDVAEEVIRDLEELCNQ, from the coding sequence ATGAAGCAAAGTATATTAGACGCTATCAAACAGTTTGATACGATTATCCTACACAGACATGTCCGCCCAGATCCTGATGCATATGGTTCGCAAGGAGGGCTTGCTGAAATCATTAAAACCTCTTTTCCTGCTAAAAAAGTGTATACAGTTGGAAAAGAAGAGGAATCCCTTCATTTCATGCGCAGGCTCGATACAATTGAGGACAGCACGTATAATGATGCATTAGTAATTGTGTGTGATACGGCAAATCAGGCGCGTGTTTGTGACTCCAGGTATACGAAAGGGAAAATGCTTATCAAAATCGATCATCATCCAAACGATGACCCATATGGAGATATTGTGTGGGTGGACACATCTGCAAGCTCTGTCAGTGAAATGATCTATGAATTTTTCTTGTTTGGTAAAGACCAGGGACTGCAATTAAATGATGAAGGAGCAAGGCTTTTGTATGCCGGAATTGTAGGAGATACCGGCAGATTCTTGTATCCTAGCACAACAGAAAAGACATTCAATTATGCAGGAGAATTGATTACCTATAATTTCACAAGACCTGACATGTACAACCAAATGTATGAGCTTGATTCAAATATCGTGAAGCTGAGTGGGTACGTGCTTCAGAATTTTACAATGCTGCCAAGCGGAGCAGCATACATGAAGCTTGATAAAGACGTATTGAGCAGCTTCCATGCGATTCCTTCTCAAGCATCCTTGCTTGTCGGAGATTTGGGAAATGTGAAGGGGATAAAGGCTTGGGTATTCTTTATTGAGGAAGAAGACCAAATCAGAGTCAGATTTCGCTCTAAAGGTCCAATCATTAATGTGCTTGCTAAAAAGTATAACGGTGGCGGCCATCCATTGGCATCTGGTGCGAGCATTTTCAGCTGGGATGTCGCAGAGGAAGTTATTCGTGATTTAGAAGAGCTTTGCAACCAATAA